The following nucleotide sequence is from Oreochromis niloticus isolate F11D_XX linkage group LG9, O_niloticus_UMD_NMBU, whole genome shotgun sequence.
gtgaatgttagacggaggctcacagacacacacggaCTGATCTTCAGCTCATTAACATGACAAAGTGCAGCTTTTCTCTGAGTGTGAGCTCGATGTTTAGCCCGAGGACACATGCTTTCACACGCTGTACAGAGTACATTTAATCCTCCTCCTCAGGTCGGCGTGTTTTCTCTAAGCCATCTGGGCTCATTAGTTTACCCTCCTCCTCCATTCCCAGCCTCCTCTCCGCTTCCTGTgtttccctccctcctcctgttcctccttcCCTTCCTCCCTCAGTGATTTGAAGTTAAACTCTCTTTGAAGAGAAACTAACAGAGTGATGCTGTGCCCTTTGACCCTGCGTAAACATTCATTCATCATATAATTATTTCATCCTTCATACATGAACATGTACCGAAACAAGCAAAGGTAAAGCTGGGGTGAGGAGAACGATCCAAAAAGACCACAGAGTGCCACCCCTGAAACTGAGGCTACACAGACTCACAAAACTGGACAAGAGAAGATGGAAAAAGCTCTCAGTTTAGTGTGGATCCATCCTGCCAGTATCAGTGTccacgctgctgctgctggtgtgatGCTGTGGGGAGATTTTCTCAGCACACTTTGGGCTTCATCATCATTGAACTCCACAGCTTACCTCAGTGTTACTGCTGCAGGATAACACTGAGGGAGTTCACTCCACAGTCACAGGTCTCAGTCCAACAGCAGCTTTGGGACTGAACGGGAGATTCTCATCATGGATGCtgagtgatgatgtcatcctGTCAACATGGAGCAAAAGcgctgagaaatgtttccagcaccagTACCAgcaaagtgtacctaataaagtggctgtgaGTGTATACAGATATTCATCTGGTGGCCAGAAGTGAAAACACAAACCCTGAATGACTGAAGGAGTCACGGGAGGCGCACTTTGATTACATCACTGATGTTGACGGGTCACACCTGTAGATAAAAGATGGAGTCTGCATTTTACAGCCgccacacagatacacagaatATAATCAGTGCTCAGGAACGTCCAATCAGAATCCTCAGATGTACTCTAGGATTTTCTGTTATTAACCACTGACAAGGACATTGGACACGCCCCTAATCATGAATTGAAACAGGTGAGCTCCTGTACAGTTTATGGATCAGGCTGTGAGCATCTGTGAGAGCTGACTGACCTCACAGCCTGTGATTCTGTGTTATTCTGATACTCAGTTACAGATGTGCAGCAGGACGGTTCAGTTGGCTGCAGATGTTTTAATTATGTGATCAAACTGGGTTTAACTTTGGTTCCCAGTaacctgctgatggttcagcTGCAGTCAGATCAGTCAAAGCTTGTCTGGTAAACAGTTCTTATAAAATGAATGCTTGAATGCTTAATGTGACAGCCCCGTGCTTTTACCTCGCCCCCCTCCCTCATCCATTATTTTCCGCTGAAAGCTCTCAGTCGATTAACCTGATTGCACCTGCAAACAGAGGCCAcggcaaaaaggaaaaaactcgTCATCTTTAATCATGTTTGAACCGCCCGAGAGCAGCGAGCAGCAAAACAAGCGAGACAGCCAGGATTCAAGGAAAAAGGGGGAGGAGCCTTCGTTACAgcacatatgtgtatatatacaatCAGCTGTGAGGGGACCAGGACACACCTGTGCAGGTGgtgtatatacatgtatgtataaATTTCATAGCTGTGGAGGCGTCTGCAGTCAGTGAGGGCGTAGATGGATGTTCCAGGAGTTCTGGTGTAGCAGTAACATGTTTAGTAGTTTCCCTGCAGATCCACACACCCtagtgttgtttttgtgttttgtgtgatttcttttgTGAGTTTATTCCTCACCCTCTATTTAATCCACCCTGAGAGTGAGCCAGTACAGGCCCATGGGTGGGTGTTGCCCCGGGCTGGACTCTGTTGTTGTTTGGGTCCCTGGGCCTGTGCATGGACCTGTTGCTGTGACCCGATGTTGTATTGCCCATCAATACCTGATGAATCCATATGAAATAAAGATCTGTTTCTTCACCTTCACTGAACATGGACTCTGTTATTTCCAAGCACCCCGTCGTGGGTCTTATTATGTCCACATACAGACTCAGTTTCTTTACAGCGGGAAGCTGTCGAACTCATATTTGAGAAACTTTCCTCCACAATGTTTTCTTACAGGCTAACATATCACAGATTTCACCAACAGGTCAAATATTATTGGAAGAAGCTCTTTAGTTACATACCATCATATGCATCATAAAAGGTTATCGTGGCAGCTCCAATCCTCTCTCTGCTGTTTGCAGGATGTGTTAGTGTCACTGTCTTTGAATGATGAACTGAGCACCGCTGTAAGCTAATGTAATAGCTTACAATAGAAGGCTGCACACAATCAGAAACCCCACCAAAAGAAATTATCACAATACTTGACTCACTACAGGATATTACTGTGTTTTGCCAGTGCAGAAGTATTGCATGTGTTGCAGTTTATTACATTTTGTCAGCATGTCCAGCGCTGGGCTTGGCTAACGCCGTCTCAGGATGGCGCTGTATGAGATGAGCCTtcttgctttttatttgtttaaaaataaaatatggataTTTGGTATCACCGTGTCAGTGTCTCCATCCCAACACAAATAGAGCTGGTTCAgtaaaggactagatgttacagtccctgataatgcattgctttaaatgtggagactcttgagggatggctgttatgaggaaaggcagcccagaaactttgcCAGCAGCTCAggtcctctcagcagtgttagctaATTCTCTTGTAGCCTGCCGTTGTGCCTGTGCTCTGATCCCGATCTCTCTGagcagttttgctgttgtactggcaacaaagcccctgcaccccacttccaccaccttgatcttccagcctctgtcctctgcctcagctgccaaGTTGGCGTACTGCAGTTTCTTACGCTCAAATGCTTCCTCAATGGCTTCCTCCCATTTTTCGGGAGTTAGACCAGAGGACGAGGTCTGGTCGCAGAGTTGTTGTTACGATCTCTGTGGGAAAAATTAGCCTCTGATCCAAGTTCGCTTGCACCTTTGTTTTGCACTCAACTTTCTCAGCTAGACACCTGAGGACCTGGTTGTGTCTCCATGTGTATCTGCCCTGAGTAAGGCTAGTCCTACAACCAACCAAGATGTGCTTGAGTGTTGCTGGGACTGTACACAGGGGGCAGGCTGGGTCCTTTCCAAACCACAGCTGCAGATTTATTGGGGAAGGTAGCACATCGTATGTCACTCGGATGATGAAACTTAGTCTATTAGACTCCATGCCCCAGATTTCACTCCATGAGAGTTTCCTTTTTTCAGCACTCTCCCAATTCACCCAGCGATCCTGCTTGGCCAGCGCCACGGCTCTGGCATGTCTGTCTGTTTCCTCCTGtcatcacacctcctccaccaccatttTTCAACATTTGGTTACAGATGCCTGTTGCCACTGAGGTGTTACTGCGCCAAGACCAAATCCTCCTCTGCCCTGTTGGACGTGACCACGTCACGATGCTGAAGAGCAGATTTGGCCTGTGTCACAGATGTGGCCGGGGTCCACTTCCTCCCCGTTGCTAGGGTGGGAGCAGTGCCTCTCACTATGGGGTCCTGGGAGTCCATGAGTGACATCTCAAAACTcacttttgcacatttaaactcCTCAACCAGGCTAGGGATAGGCAATGACAGTATCCCGTCGCTATAGAGGCAGCAGAACAAAGGCTGGAAGTCCACCCACTAACTCATCCTTCATCTGCAGCTCTGTCAGTCCTGCAGGTTTATCTCATCTGAATCCTGACTGCTCGTAGCAGCCGAGGATGAGCTCAGTGCTGACAGAGCGTGGCAGAGCCGACAGCCGTTTGGACAAAGCACCCAGGtttcatgtgtctgtgtgtaagtgTTGTGACCTGTTTGAGAAGGCATGTTGAGACGCTAACGGTCACCCCAACAGATAAGGACGAGATCTGGAAATACAAGCTGCCTCTTTGTGTGTATAGCtgttgagtgtgtgtctgtctttgtgtccTTATATGGACTTTAACTGCTTTAAATGCCAGTGTCGTCCGGACCGTCAGACCTTGTGAGGACTCAGCTCGATCTTAATGAGCAACAGTGTTGTTTTTGGTCGGATTATTAGGGctggcttgtgtgtgtgtgtgtgtgtgtgtgtgtgtgtgtgtgtgtatgtatgagcTAACAGCTATTCTGAAGATTTTTATGCTGTGTGTTTGAATTTAAAGATATTTGCTTTCAAACTAAGACTTCATTCTTTTGACTGCTGCTCATGTGTGTCTgcaaagagagccagagataactctttattgtcattgcacagtcatacatagcacaatagtaaattggaaaactgtcctacgtcggcactacatgtaacacaacacgacacgatacGACACATtacaacgcaacacaaacaacacagtatattaacttagtaataaaaaagaagaataagtgtatgtgtattgctcactgttattattgcacattaattgttattgcaccttgttataaatataaatattattattgttactgtttttaccgttgttacctcccccccaaaaaagtccaGGTAGGTAGCCAGTCAGGTCAGCTGTTTGCAGTGATCAGGGCtgttgccctgttgtaaaagctgtccttgagtctatTTGTTCGGGacatcagcagcctgaacctcctgccagacggcagcagcttaaacacccggtgtcctgggtgtgtgcagtcccgtaggatgctgcgtgccctcaggagacagcgagtgctgtacaggtccttcagggagggaagaggatgtccagtgattttttgggccatattgatgaccctctggagtgcttttctgtgtgctgtggtgcagctggagaaccacacactgatgcaatatgtcagcacactttcaatggagcagcggtagaagacggtcagcagctccttcttcaggtccatttttctgaggattctcagaaagtggagacgctgttgggTTTCTTTAAAACCGCAGAGGTgttagagctccattggaggtctgtgtctatgtgcacacccagaaacctgaaactggagaccctttccacacactccccgttgatgctgacaggctgcagctcagacttcctccttctgaaatcaactaccagttcttttgtcttggtggtattgaggtgcaggttgttatctacacaccaatctgacagcctctgaacttcagctctgtacgCCCTCTCATCTCCCCCAGAGATGAGCcccaaaactgaacacacaagTAATAATGAGATTTAACATCTATTTACCGTTTCACAGAGGTACAGAGGTTAAAAATACCACcaaatttatttacattttttttaagattttgaAGTAGTtagattgatttttttaatttgtccgCAGATGAAAACACCTCGCAGGAGAAGGAAACCTGCCACTAGTGAAACCCCAGCAAATTCCAGCTGTGACCCacatgtcatgatcctgggtctcTGTTTAGTCTAgttatgtttcttttcttctttttcatgttGTCAAGTTTGTGTTATCATGTCTACATCATTCCatgctgtttcctgttttattttgaaactctCTGTCCTATTTCAGTGTACTTCCTTTGTCTCATTATGTCAGATTAGcctcagctgtttccccatgtgtttctaCTTCCCAGATCAGCTCccgtgtgtatttagtctgtgtgttttctttcatttgtcatcagggccctgtttcagaaagccggtTTAGTGCAAACTCTGAGTAAGTATACCCTGAGTTAACGAAAACTCTGGGTTTTCGGTTTCACAAAGCGAGTTTAGATTAATTCTGAGTGAGTTACTATGACGACACACTCCGTGAAGCTAACCTGCCCCCTAGCAGGTTTACTTCAACTAACCCTGACTTTCTCCGCCTCTTTGTCGGAAACCTGACTGTAGGAAGTGTCAGACATGGCATGCCCCTTCCTTGAAGAGCCAGTAGATGTTGAAGGCCAAATTCTCCGCAGAGCTCTCCGCCGGGAGAGAGTGATTAGAGCGCgtttggacattttatcatttcctgatgattttctgtgtgaacgttaccgtttttcagcacaatctataatttatttgaataacatccTCGGGCCTTATATTGCTCATGTGACACATCGCGGACATTCTCTCCGTTCTGtacatattatttgtattgcacTTCGTTTTTTTGCAAACAGGAGCTTTCTGTATAATATTGGTGACGCTGAGCACGTTTCCAAGGCTACCGTCTGTCGGGCAGTCAGGAATGTTACAGTTGCACTGAAACGTCTCCTGTACTCGTTTGTGGTGTTCCCCGGTCATAGACCCACAAGATTTATCAAAGAGGGATTCCACAAAATTGCAGGTATCAGGATGAACAAAACCTAATTCATGATGTGGTGATACTTGAACTACTACTTAGAttctacatttattttcagggttCCCAGGCGTGATTGATGGCACTCACATTCCAATCATTGCCCCTTCAGTAAATGAAGGAGACTATGTGAACAGGAAGTCTTTCCACAGCATTAATGTACAGGTACATAGTTCCCTGTAGTATTTCAAACTAACACATTATTTCATTATAGTAATGGATGCTAATTTGTGTTCTCTGCACTGTGAAGATCATATGTGATGCTGCCAACATTATCACAAATGTGGAAGCCAAGTGGCCAGGCTCTGTTCATGACTCACAAATTTTTCGTGAATGTACACTGAGCACAAAATTTGGACATGGTGAGttgaaaatactttaaaatatataaagaccAATTGCTACAGGGACATTTGAACTGATGTGTATCCTTCTGTCTTAGGAGAGTTCACTGGCTACTTGCTTGGTGATAGGGGGTATCCATGTTTACCCTATTTGCTTACCCCTTACCCTGACCCTGACCCGGGCCCACAGCAGCGATATAATCTGGCTCATTGCAGGACAAGAGCCAGAGTTGAAATGACTATCGGAATGCTTAAGGCCCGGTTCCAGTGCCTTCACCCCAGAAAGGGCATGTGACATTATTGTGGCATGTGTGATTCTTCACAACATTGCCACAATTAGAGGAGAACACTGTCCTTCTGAACCAAACATCAGCAGTGATCCAAACCATGAACATCCTGACCCTCCCACGGACAGACAAGATGGAAGAGCAGTCAGAGACACCATATGTCACAATCATTTCCTTTGACCCATCACCTCAACATGTTGAAAGAagaataaacagattttttgtTCAACTGGCTTTATTGGTCGCCTGTATTTCCTGTACACAAAGTATTAATAAGTATATtattatgttgttcaaacactgaaataattcGTCCATCTCTGACCACTTCACCCACCCTTAACTGATGTTCCAGCAGTAAAATCTCAATCTTGGTCTTTTGGATCTGCTGCTTGAAGTGTTCCATTTCCAAGTcgcatttttctattttcttgaTCAAATATTTCTTATACAGCTGCTTTACAGGGAGCTATGGAAACACAGGAAATAGCATTGACATGCATAGTACATGCCTACTTAGGTTGGTTGTAAATCAGTGCTGAACATCTTACTGAGGAAAGGTTTGTTGGAGAAGTGGCTGGACCCTCTTCCTCTGCATTTCCATCATCACTCTGTTAGAGACATAGAAAGTCCATGGTTTTATTATAGTACCACATTTTATTCAGTTGTTATATTTTCCATTGTAAGATGTAAACCTCATGAAGTGTCTCTGTTGCTTCCTCCTCTGTAACAGCTGTCaatgtttcttcattattttcctgtagtaAAGAAATTAACAACATTGCTGTTCTACTGTAAACTCATATGATCTGTGGAGTATTAAGAGTACTCACAACTGCATGTTGGTCTGGCTCAACAGGAGGCTGCACCAGATGCAGtacaccatcaccatcaactGATAGAATATGAGGTTTATACAGGTCACTTATAACTTACAAGGGACCAAATGGCAATTAACAAACATATACCAATCACCTTACACTTCATTGTCATTATGCTCTCAAAGACAACCAAGACTGAGGGAAGGCAAAATCAGTAGGAAAATAACTTCACTACAAAATAATTCATTATGGTAAAGAGTTTATCAAATGAATGAGTAGCACTGCAAAGGTGACTGTGAAGAAAGGATGTATGCACATCATGTATTATTTTGAACTTACCTCTTATGTAGGCACTTGTGTCTTGCGGGGTTATTGACTCAGAGGATGTCCCCGCAGAGATGCCTTCAGCCACAGGGCGCCCACTGTTTTGGCTGAGGGCCAACTGCTCAGCCTCTgtgagtggtggtggtggaggaccCCCACCTGTTTTTCGGGCCTccgctttttttctgttggctATAACGGGTCACATTTGAGCATACAGAGTAAGCAAATATGTACTTGTAATGTGCTCAGATAATTTCAATAAGTGcttacagaaagaaaattaatgtAGCCTCTAACTGCAATTGATTTACACAGGACAAACAGACCAAGCACTATGGCTCATAATACAATTACACCTTACCTGTTTggactatatttttatatttcatttttacttgctgCTAGGAACGTTTGGGGCCTGTTGGGTTGCACCTGcgctcacatcacatcacaaaataaaatgtataaaataaacactaaaattaaatataatataataacgtgttaaatgggtggaaatccctagatcaatgtttaaattaacactCACGCATTGACTCTGTCGGCTATGTTTTGCCATGCATGCTCgctttcttttgcagctgaggctgtgttacttttttccGCAAAATTTGCATGTTATCGGCATATGCTGCCATCAGAATTTCGGCCTCAAGCGCTGTAAAATACATTGACCGCGCCTTCTTTCCCTCCGTCTCCATGGTGACTCGCTTAATCTGTGCTCCACTAATCAGGGCTTTATGTATCCTCGTGCACGCGCTTAACTTGGGGTTAAAGCAACTCCGCGTTGATTGAACTAATTGTTATCAGCCTTTCTGAAACCGAATATTCCGAGTTGGACAGTTCGGGGTTACTCAACCCTGAgtatcatttttaactctgagttttctaaactggctttctgaaacagggccctgGTTGTCTGTTGTTTCTTGCCATGTCTGCATGTCCAGGTTTGTTCAGGTTCATGTCTGGGTTCTTCATCTTGGTTTTAGTTCTCCCAGTTTgggttaatgttttgttttgcatcagTTGTCTTGCCTTTTGTTTGCACCTTGTTTATCATCCTTATCAAATGGATCACTTTTTGTTATCTCAAGTTACGTTCCATGTTCCATTTTGTCTGCACTTGGGTCTACTGTTCATACGTCACACAGTCGGCTACTCAGCCACACTGTGACACCACATCTGGGTAGTTTCTGCCTGGCAGCTTGCCGTCAGCTTTTATTAGACGCAAAAGAGCATGAAAATCCATTAAAGTGTTGATTTTTCTGCAGATGCTTTGTTGGCAAAAAGTGAGTGACCGAACACGTTTTAGGCAAACAGAAAAATCCACACGAAGCAGAGACGAGTTATTAATTATGAATCCAGCAAATGTTGCACTGTGAGCGAAGTCACTGACCCCGTTAGCATGAACGCACATGTTAAACAGCACTGGTCTTAAATCAGGTCACAGAGTGACACGACTTCACAGCCTGCTTTCATTTCATGaagtgattaaaaagaaaaacaactgtgcagaaaatatgacaaagttTTTAATGTAGAAATCTGTCATGTCAGTAATCCTCCAGAGGAGACAGTCTACAGAAATGACTTTTCATGTCTCAGTAGGTGAATCTGGCACATGTCTGAAAATGAACTTACAATCACTTGTGCTAGTTTCAGGTGATCTGTGTTATGAAAAGCACTCTAGCTATCAAACTGTCCTACTAGTTGTTACTGCACATGCAAAACGCCCATGTTTTCAGTGTTAATAGTATACGTCTATTATTGGATCCTACCTTGATCTCGTGCGTGCGAAAAAGGGTTAGTATTACATGTTTTACTTCTTATTACAGTTGATACTTGTTTTAAGCTGTTGTCAATTTGTTAACTTTTCAAGCTAACATGcgtttatttttttgtgcaaaaatactcCAATTTGGAGTCTCAATTGAAGTCGTATTTCAAGTCTCGATTTAGTACTTCTAAACTTCTGTAAACTGGCATACAGCGTAAACCttgtcctacctaaataaatacaAGCAGGGAGCATGTTTTGATAGGTGATTTGGCCATCAGAACGTCCTACCGTCCTGTGTACGATGGAGGCATAAACCATGTAAGGCAGTATATTCTGATAAGGTAGCACGGATTGATAGACATGACTATAAATTTACGCTACAGTAGGATGTTTTGACAAAGTAGGacgttttgtcagaacaccggccCGATGACTAAATATGGTGCCACCATCTTTACACCACAAAGCCCAATAATTTCTAGAAATCCAACTCAAACGACACCGAGCTCAACATTTAGAACAACTTATGAACTATGTAATGAACGGGTTTCATCAACCTCGACAAACTTAACTTCCCAACTTCTACAAGAAGAAGGCCGAAGTTTGAAGTGCCTCTACAGTGTTTAACTCCTTCATCTATCAGTAAACAGCATTTTCATAAAACTGCAGAGTCCAGAATTTTGTTGTTCAGGTCTAAAAGTGTGAAAAGCAGcagtaaaataatgtaaatgcACATGAGTGTTGTAAAGTGTGAGTCCACAGAGCTGCTCACTGTAAGGACAAGTTGTGTTTGCTGACCAAACCCAACAATACATTTCTCATTATTAAACTTAACTTAAGATGAAAACACTCAGAATCTCCTCTGTGTCACATGTTTATCCTTTAAGCCTCTAGGATGGAAACAGTGGAGACAAGCAGAGAATGGAGAGAACAGGAGAAACATGCAGTGAAATATCCGTCTATGAACCCAAATGGGAACTGCTGCTCAGAGCACGTATACCTGTGTGATTCAGCTATTGgctttgtttaagtttttctCGTGTATTTCAGCTCTGATGATGGGTTGGTGACAGTTACACCCCAAAATTTTGTAGAAGTTCTTTGTGCTGAATAGGAATCATATTTCATGTGACTGTGAATTAGTGAAgaggaagtgaatggatggatggatggatggatggatggatgatggatggatggatggatggatggatggatggatggatggatgatggttgatggatggatgatggatggatggatggatgacggatggatggatggatggatggatggatggatgatggatggatggatggttgatggatggatgatggatggatggatggatggatgacggatggatggatggatggatggatggatggatggatggatggatggatgatggatggatggatggttgatggatggatgatggatggatggatggatggatgacggatggatggatggatggatggatggatggatggatggatggatggatggagggatgatggttgatggatggatgatggatggatggatggatgacggatggatggatggatggatggatggatggatggatggatggatgatggatggatggatggttgatggatggatgatggatggatggatggatggatggatgacggatggatggatggatggatggatggatggatggttgatggatggatgatggatggatggatggatggatgacggatggatggatggatggatggatggatggatggatggatggatggatggatggttgatggatggatggatggatggatggatggatggagggatgatggatgatggatggatggatgatggatggatggatggatggatggatgacggatggatggatggatggatggatggatggatggatggttgatggatggatggatggatggatgatggatggatggatggatggatgatggatggatggatgggagtGCTAGTTAATAAGCACTTAAATGCATAGAAGACAGTGAATGAGGCGTGTTGTAtggagcgctttgagtactcccggagtagaaaagcactatataagaatcagtccatttgcAATGGATGGATGGTACTCTGTGCTTTTTTCTTAGTGTCTGATTAAAAACTGTGTGTGCTGCGCACTCGGTGCAGGTGTTTGTTGTTTCTTCATCATTTCAGGCTGATCATGTGATGTTATCTGAATCTGTTTCATCGCTGTTGTTTCTGTGGTTGTGTAAGACATCAGCTGTATTAATCCAGCAGCACGCATGAGCGctcttttgttttcactttgtttgtGTCTACatgtcatgtttttttcctctgcaaAGGGAGCAGCAGGTCTGACGGGTCTGATTTCAACAATCATTGTGTTTAAATCCCTGCGCTGGAATCAATGGAAAATTCAATgtaaaggttaaaaaaacatCACGTGTTGATGGACCACATCCCTGGTGGTGCAAACCCCACAAAAACAATTAAAGAAGTCAGAAATAATTATCAATGCATCCATTTTTCCTGTTTATCCAGTTCATGGTCACAGGAactggagcctgtcccagctggGTAAGGGCCCACTGTGAGCAGGTCAGCAGTCAATCGCAGTGTTAACCAGTGAGAGTGACAGACATTTGCACTCAAGTCCACACCGACAGCCAGCTGAGAAGGCTGGAGAGAGCCACATGGGCACAGGACAACACGGAAATTCAGCCAGGGTTCGAACCACGAACCTGCAGCCTGTGAGGCCACAGTGCTGAGCGACCCACCTGACTCAAACTGCATTTATTCCATGTTctctaaagaaaacaaagaaacgcTACATAATTCAACATGAGTCTAAAGTTACCAGATTTTAGTTTTACCTAAACTGTCAGAGATGACAGGGAGGATCATGAAACCAGCTCAGCTCATCTGTGGCTCACTTTCATTCACCTGCTCGTCTCAAACATCCACACGCCACGCTGCTCGTGGCCACCAGGGGGAcccaaagagggaaaaaaatacactttcttTATTGTGAGTCTAAATCAGACTCTCCCATAATGAGAACTGTTTGAGTTTCAGGTCCctcctgtttgtgtgtttgcaaagTAAAGATGCAAAATACTGTGAAGATGTTTGGAGTGATGTTCGTACACCTGCGGGATAAAACAGGCAAAACACAGAAGCAGAAAAACTAAAGGAGCGTTTGCTGTCACGTTTTCCATTCAGTACGGTTAGAAATAAGAAGTCAGAGCTCAGCAGATTTACCGGAGCACCTGCCACAAAACAAGGAAACACGAGTATTTTAGACATTTAGAAAGA
It contains:
- the LOC109197567 gene encoding putative nuclease HARBI1 translates to MACPFLEEPVDVEGQILRRALRRERVIRARLDILSFPDDFLCERYRFSAQSIIYLNNILGPYIAHVTHRGHSLRSVHIICIALRFFANRSFLYNIGDAEHVSKATVCRAVRNVTVALKRLLYSFVVFPGHRPTRFIKEGFHKIAGFPGVIDGTHIPIIAPSVNEGDYVNRKSFHSINVQIICDAANIITNVEAKWPGSVHDSQIFRECTLSTKFGHGEFTGYLLGDRGYPCLPYLLTPYPDPDPGPQQRYNLAHCRTRARVEMTIGMLKARFQCLHPRKGM
- the LOC106097249 gene encoding uncharacterized protein LOC106097249 isoform X2; protein product: MKYKNIVQTANRKKAEARKTGGGPPPPPLTEAEQLALSQNSGRPVAEGISAGTSSESITPQDTSAYIRVDGDGVLHLVQPPVEPDQHAVENNEETLTAVTEEEATETLHESDDGNAEEEGPATSPTNLSSLPVKQLYKKYLIKKIEKCDLEMEHFKQQIQKTKIEILLLEHQLREIQATNKAS
- the LOC106097249 gene encoding uncharacterized protein LOC106097249 isoform X1; translated protein: MKYKNIVQTANRKKAEARKTGGGPPPPPLTEAEQLALSQNSGRPVAEGISAGTSSESITPQDTSAYIRVDGDGVLHLVQPPVEPDQHAVENNEETLTAVTEEEATETLHESDDGNAEEEGPATSPTNLSSLPVKQLYKKYLIKKIEKCDLEMEHFKQQIQKTKIEILLLEHQLRVGEVVRDGRIISVFEQHNNILINTLCTGNTGDQ